One part of the Streptomyces lydicus genome encodes these proteins:
- a CDS encoding sensor histidine kinase yields the protein MTIPPRLRRTLTLLTRDASFLALGAPLHLFTGFLLFMIFGLVWEIIEGHDASVPVVLGFALILAVFSAPALTAAQRWRFRRLLGIDIPRSGWQRPQRQYGYHFLVGILLGGLEVLWLALLLSGVAAATVYVWVWGVPWEWRADHPGYSTQGFYVTLAGLAALAAAPALATVLVRLETHVGPGLLGPDPSEDLARRVVDLTESRDGIVDAADAERRRIERDLHDGAQQRLVSLALNLGLARATLTDLPPEAREVIDAAHREAKDAIEELNSLVRGLHPAVLDELGLDAALSGLAARAPLPVRLRVDLPQDPSERVAPSVEAVAYFVVSEALTNVAKHAPEATRAEVTVTRLGGILRVVIADDGVGGADPSGGTGLTGLAQRVRSVDGTFRMSSPVGEPTMMSVELPCPR from the coding sequence ATGACCATTCCACCCCGGTTGCGGCGCACTCTCACCCTCCTGACCCGCGATGCGTCCTTCCTCGCCCTCGGGGCGCCGCTGCACCTCTTCACCGGGTTCCTGCTGTTCATGATCTTCGGACTCGTGTGGGAGATCATCGAGGGGCACGACGCCAGCGTGCCGGTGGTCCTCGGGTTCGCGCTGATACTGGCGGTGTTCTCCGCGCCGGCGCTGACCGCCGCCCAGCGCTGGCGCTTCCGGCGGCTGCTCGGGATCGACATACCCCGCTCGGGGTGGCAGCGCCCGCAGCGGCAGTACGGCTACCACTTCCTGGTCGGCATACTGCTCGGCGGGCTCGAAGTGCTGTGGCTGGCCCTGCTGTTGTCCGGCGTGGCCGCCGCCACGGTGTACGTGTGGGTATGGGGGGTTCCCTGGGAGTGGCGGGCCGATCACCCCGGCTACAGCACCCAGGGGTTCTACGTCACCCTCGCCGGACTCGCCGCCCTCGCCGCGGCCCCCGCTCTCGCCACGGTCCTGGTGCGCCTGGAGACGCATGTCGGGCCCGGTCTGCTGGGGCCCGACCCGAGCGAGGACCTGGCGCGGCGAGTGGTCGACCTCACCGAGAGCCGCGACGGGATCGTGGACGCCGCGGACGCCGAACGGCGGCGCATCGAGCGGGACCTGCACGACGGGGCGCAGCAGCGGCTGGTGTCGCTGGCGCTGAACCTGGGGCTGGCCAGGGCCACGCTGACGGACCTGCCGCCCGAGGCGCGCGAGGTGATCGACGCGGCGCACCGCGAGGCGAAGGACGCGATCGAGGAGTTGAACTCGCTGGTGCGCGGGCTGCATCCGGCCGTCCTGGACGAGCTGGGGCTCGACGCGGCGCTGTCGGGGCTGGCGGCCCGGGCGCCGCTGCCCGTACGGCTGCGGGTGGATCTGCCGCAGGATCCGTCGGAGCGGGTGGCGCCGTCCGTCGAGGCGGTGGCGTACTTCGTGGTCTCCGAGGCGCTGACGAACGTGGCCAAGCATGCGCCGGAGGCGACCCGGGCGGAGGTGACGGTCACCCGGCTGGGCGGGATACTACGGGTGGTGATCGCCGACGACGGGGTGGGCGGCGCCGATCCGTCCGGGGGAACCGGCCTTACGGGGCTCGCCCAGCGCGTGCGGTCCGTGGACGGGACATTCCGGATGAGCAGTCCCGTGGGGGAACCGACCATGATGAGCGTGGAGCTGCCGTGCCCGAGGTGA
- a CDS encoding response regulator, whose amino-acid sequence MIAEDSVLLRIGLVKVVEMAGFEVAAEAGDAQGLLAAVEEHRPDLAVVDVRMPPGFTDEGVRAALTIRQRWPSTAVLLLSQYVEERYAADLLATNTSGVGYLLKQRVADVEEFIEALRRVAGGGTALDPQVVAQLLVRRPSDPLERLTAREREVLALMAEGRSNAGIAAGLVVSESAVAKHINNILAKLDLPRADADHRRVLAVLHFLGVGDQP is encoded by the coding sequence GTGATCGCCGAGGATTCCGTGCTGCTGCGGATCGGGCTGGTCAAGGTGGTGGAGATGGCCGGCTTCGAGGTGGCGGCCGAGGCGGGGGACGCGCAGGGGTTGCTGGCCGCGGTCGAGGAGCACCGCCCCGACCTCGCGGTGGTGGACGTGCGGATGCCGCCGGGCTTCACCGACGAGGGGGTGCGGGCCGCCCTGACGATCCGGCAGAGGTGGCCGTCGACCGCCGTATTGCTGCTCTCGCAGTACGTCGAGGAGCGCTACGCCGCCGATCTGCTCGCGACCAACACCAGCGGTGTCGGGTATCTGCTCAAGCAACGGGTCGCGGATGTCGAGGAGTTCATCGAGGCGCTGCGGAGGGTGGCGGGCGGTGGCACCGCGCTGGACCCGCAGGTCGTCGCGCAGCTGCTGGTGCGGCGGCCGAGTGACCCGCTGGAGCGGCTGACGGCCCGCGAGCGGGAGGTGCTCGCGCTGATGGCCGAGGGGCGTTCCAACGCGGGGATCGCCGCCGGGCTGGTGGTCAGCGAGAGCGCGGTCGCCAAGCACATCAACAACATCCTGGCGAAGCTGGACCTGCCGAGGGCGGACGCCGATCACCGCCGGGTGCTGGCGGTGCTGCACTTCCTGGGCGTCGGCGACCAGCCGTAG
- a CDS encoding D-alanyl-D-alanine carboxypeptidase family protein, with translation MKTGIKGIRRVSAVAITAGAVLTAGAFAAPAQAATLPTPTITAKGGFVMNNGTGKSLFTKAADTRRSTGSTTKIMTARVVLGQSNLNLDSKVTVQKAYSDYIVNNNWASSARLIVGDKVSVRQLLYGLMLPSGCDAAYALADKFGSGSTRGARVKSFIGKMNATAKSLGLTNTHFDSFDGIGHGSNYSTPRDLTKLASNAMKYSTFRTVVGTKSTKQKVTTKSGGYRYMTWDNTNTLLGSYAGTIGVKTGSGPEAKYCLVFAATRNGKTVIGAVLAAPSVADRTADAKKLLDYGFKK, from the coding sequence TTGAAAACCGGCATTAAGGGCATTCGTCGCGTCTCTGCGGTCGCCATCACCGCTGGAGCCGTCCTCACTGCCGGGGCGTTCGCCGCTCCGGCACAGGCCGCCACGCTCCCGACGCCCACGATCACCGCCAAGGGCGGTTTCGTGATGAACAACGGCACGGGCAAGTCCCTGTTCACCAAGGCGGCGGACACCCGTCGCTCGACCGGCTCCACCACCAAGATCATGACTGCCCGGGTGGTACTCGGGCAGTCGAATCTGAACCTCGACTCCAAGGTCACGGTCCAGAAGGCGTACAGCGACTACATCGTCAACAACAACTGGGCCTCCTCGGCCCGGCTGATCGTCGGCGACAAGGTCTCCGTCCGCCAGCTGCTGTACGGCCTGATGCTGCCGTCCGGCTGCGACGCCGCGTACGCGCTGGCCGACAAGTTCGGCTCCGGGTCCACCCGGGGCGCGCGGGTGAAGTCGTTCATCGGCAAGATGAACGCCACCGCCAAGAGCCTCGGCCTGACGAACACGCACTTCGACTCGTTCGACGGCATCGGGCACGGCTCGAACTACTCCACGCCGCGCGACCTGACCAAGCTCGCCAGCAACGCGATGAAGTACTCCACGTTCCGTACGGTCGTGGGCACCAAGTCGACCAAGCAGAAGGTCACCACGAAGAGCGGCGGCTACCGCTACATGACGTGGGACAACACCAACACCCTGCTCGGCAGCTACGCGGGCACCATCGGCGTGAAGACCGGCTCGGGTCCGGAGGCCAAGTACTGCCTGGTCTTCGCCGCCACCCGGAACGGCAAGACCGTCATCGGCGCGGTCCTCGCCGCGCCGTCGGTCGCCGACCGCACGGCCGACGCGAAGAAGCTGCTGGACTACGGCTTCAAGAAGTAA
- a CDS encoding DUF2087 domain-containing protein: MTHQGTSDRAQEVTALFSQGRLTAIPRKAARREQLLVHLAETLFERDREYSEREVNEALLTVHEDCSALRRYLVVAGLLARPKDGSSYRRAR, encoded by the coding sequence ATGACGCATCAGGGCACAAGCGACAGGGCGCAAGAGGTGACCGCACTGTTCTCCCAGGGGCGGTTGACGGCGATTCCACGGAAGGCGGCCCGGCGCGAGCAGTTGCTCGTCCACCTCGCGGAGACGCTGTTCGAGCGGGACCGGGAGTACAGCGAGCGTGAGGTCAACGAGGCGCTGTTGACCGTGCACGAGGACTGTTCGGCGCTGCGGCGGTACCTGGTGGTGGCGGGTCTGCTGGCCCGCCCGAAGGACGGCAGCAGCTACCGGCGGGCCCGGTAG
- a CDS encoding TetR family transcriptional regulator, whose product MPPETLTPERILEATEEVLRRYGPAKATVVDVARALGVSHGSVYRHFRTKAALREAVTARWLDRTSQELSAIVTEDGPAPERLDRWLTTLFEAKRHKAGDDPELFATYMTLIGESGGAVDRHVTDLESQLTAIIEAGVSQGAFHTPSPATTARAVFDATGRFHDPCYAAEWSRPEITADFEAVRNLVLRGLRD is encoded by the coding sequence ATGCCCCCCGAGACGTTGACCCCCGAGCGCATCCTCGAAGCCACCGAGGAGGTGCTGCGCCGCTACGGCCCCGCCAAGGCCACGGTCGTGGATGTGGCGCGCGCCCTGGGCGTCAGCCACGGCAGCGTCTACCGCCACTTCCGTACGAAGGCGGCGCTGCGGGAGGCGGTCACGGCACGTTGGCTGGACCGGACGAGCCAGGAGCTGTCGGCCATCGTGACGGAGGACGGCCCGGCGCCGGAGCGGCTGGACCGCTGGCTGACCACCCTGTTCGAGGCCAAGCGGCACAAGGCCGGTGACGATCCCGAACTGTTCGCCACCTACATGACCTTGATCGGCGAAAGCGGCGGAGCGGTCGACCGGCACGTCACCGATCTGGAGTCGCAGCTCACGGCGATCATCGAAGCCGGGGTCAGCCAGGGCGCCTTCCACACGCCCTCGCCGGCCACCACCGCGCGCGCCGTCTTCGACGCCACCGGCCGCTTCCATGACCCGTGTTACGCCGCGGAGTGGTCCCGCCCGGAGATCACCGCCGACTTCGAAGCGGTCCGCAACCTGGTCCTGCGCGGCCTCCGCGACTGA
- a CDS encoding aldo/keto reductase: protein MQTRTLGTTGPQTSALGLGCMGMSALYGDSDRAESLATVHAALDAGVTLLDTGDFYGMGHNELLLNEALRTAPAAARESALVSVKFGALRTVEGGFTGYDGRPAAVKNFAAYSLQRLGTDHIDIYRIARLDPDVPVEETVGAIAELVEAGHVRHIGLSEVGAETLRRAAAVAPISDLQIEYSLLSRGIEDAILPTARELGIGITAYGVLSRGLISGHFSRDRKLAANDFRGMSPRFQGENLAHNLDLVDALRKIAEQKGVSVAQIAIAWVLSRGEDIVPLVGARRRDRLSEALGALDVTLDAEDLAAIERAVPADAAAGARYPSEQMAHLDSER, encoded by the coding sequence GTGCAGACCCGCACCCTGGGCACCACCGGCCCGCAGACTTCCGCCCTCGGCCTCGGCTGCATGGGTATGTCCGCTCTCTACGGCGACAGCGACCGCGCCGAGTCCCTCGCCACCGTCCACGCCGCCCTCGACGCCGGCGTCACCCTGCTCGACACCGGCGACTTCTACGGCATGGGCCACAACGAACTCCTCCTCAACGAGGCCCTGCGCACCGCCCCCGCGGCGGCCCGCGAGTCCGCTCTGGTCAGCGTCAAGTTCGGCGCCCTGCGCACCGTCGAGGGCGGCTTCACCGGCTACGACGGCCGACCCGCCGCGGTGAAGAACTTCGCCGCCTACTCCCTCCAGCGCCTGGGCACGGACCACATCGACATCTACCGCATCGCCCGGCTCGACCCGGACGTCCCGGTCGAGGAGACCGTCGGCGCCATCGCCGAGCTGGTCGAGGCCGGCCATGTGCGGCACATCGGCCTCTCCGAGGTCGGCGCGGAGACCTTGCGGCGCGCCGCGGCCGTCGCCCCGATCTCCGACCTCCAGATCGAGTACTCCCTCCTCTCCCGTGGCATCGAGGACGCGATCCTGCCGACCGCCCGCGAACTGGGCATCGGCATCACCGCGTACGGCGTGCTGTCCCGGGGCCTGATCAGCGGCCACTTCAGCCGCGACCGCAAGCTCGCCGCGAACGACTTCCGCGGTATGAGCCCGCGCTTCCAGGGCGAGAACCTGGCACACAACCTCGACCTGGTGGACGCGCTGCGCAAGATCGCCGAGCAGAAGGGCGTCTCGGTCGCCCAGATCGCCATCGCCTGGGTGCTCTCGCGGGGTGAGGACATCGTCCCGCTGGTCGGCGCCCGCCGCCGCGACCGGCTGTCCGAGGCGCTCGGCGCCCTGGACGTCACGCTGGACGCGGAGGACCTGGCCGCGATCGAGCGGGCGGTCCCGGCCGATGCCGCCGCCGGCGCGCGCTATCCGTCCGAGCAGATGGCCCACCTCGACAGCGAGCGCTGA
- a CDS encoding MFS transporter, with amino-acid sequence MSDTRALTPTLEAPADVPPKPAVPALLTPLGLLTVLLGAALPMIDFFIVNVALPTIDRDLHAGPAMLEMVVAGYGVAYATLLVLGGRLGDMVGRRRLFLWGLAAFGLTSLACGLAPDAGTLVAARVTQGAAAALLLPQVLATIQATTTGKRRARAVSLYGGTAGVSSAVGQVLGGLLVSVDLAGTGWRAVFLVNVPIAAAAWLLAARTVPETRSPHPTRVDGPGTALLAAALITLLLPLTEGRAAGWPLWSWLLLAVFPFVGTAFVLVEPRAERSGRTPLVPPSLLRIPSVNSGLAMIVPFSVGFGGFMFVVAVALQNGLRYGPFAAGLSLVPLCVTFFIASLAGPRLVGRFGRRVVIAGSLIQGGGLIALALTVHASWPGTSVAGLAPSMAVLGFGQGMVLPVLMRIVLSELPVAQAGVGGGAMVTTQQSGLALGVATLGTLFLSLLPSVGIRDALLAALLTQLAIVAGTTALALRLPRSVR; translated from the coding sequence GTGAGCGATACCCGAGCACTGACCCCCACTCTCGAAGCGCCGGCCGACGTGCCGCCGAAGCCCGCCGTCCCGGCGCTGCTGACCCCTCTGGGCCTGCTGACCGTTCTGCTGGGCGCCGCCCTGCCCATGATCGACTTCTTTATCGTCAACGTCGCCCTGCCGACCATCGACCGCGACCTGCACGCGGGCCCCGCGATGCTGGAGATGGTGGTGGCCGGATACGGCGTCGCCTACGCCACGCTGCTCGTCCTGGGCGGCCGGCTCGGCGACATGGTCGGCCGCCGCCGGCTGTTCCTGTGGGGCCTGGCCGCGTTCGGTCTGACCTCGCTGGCCTGCGGTCTCGCCCCGGACGCCGGGACGCTGGTGGCCGCCCGGGTCACCCAGGGCGCGGCGGCGGCGCTGCTGCTGCCGCAGGTGCTGGCCACCATCCAGGCCACGACCACCGGCAAGCGGCGCGCCAGGGCCGTCAGCCTGTACGGCGGCACGGCCGGCGTCTCCAGCGCCGTCGGCCAGGTGCTCGGCGGGCTGCTGGTCTCCGTCGACCTGGCGGGCACCGGCTGGCGCGCGGTCTTCCTGGTGAACGTGCCGATCGCGGCGGCGGCCTGGCTGCTGGCCGCCCGTACGGTGCCCGAGACCCGCTCCCCGCACCCGACCCGCGTCGACGGTCCCGGTACCGCGCTGCTGGCCGCCGCCCTGATCACGCTGCTGCTGCCGCTGACCGAGGGGCGGGCGGCCGGCTGGCCCCTGTGGTCCTGGCTCCTGCTGGCCGTCTTCCCCTTCGTCGGCACCGCGTTCGTCCTGGTCGAGCCGCGGGCCGAGCGTTCCGGGCGCACGCCGCTGGTGCCGCCCTCGCTCCTGCGCATCCCGTCCGTGAACAGCGGGCTGGCCATGATCGTTCCGTTCTCGGTGGGCTTCGGCGGGTTCATGTTCGTGGTGGCCGTCGCCCTGCAGAACGGCCTGCGTTACGGCCCGTTCGCGGCCGGCCTGTCGCTGGTGCCGCTCTGCGTGACCTTCTTCATCGCCTCGCTCGCCGGGCCGCGGCTGGTCGGCCGCTTCGGGCGGCGGGTGGTGATCGCCGGTTCGCTGATCCAGGGCGGCGGGCTGATCGCGCTGGCGCTGACCGTGCACGCGAGCTGGCCCGGTACCTCGGTGGCCGGTCTCGCGCCGAGCATGGCGGTCCTGGGCTTCGGGCAGGGCATGGTGCTGCCGGTTCTGATGCGCATCGTGCTGAGCGAACTGCCGGTGGCGCAGGCGGGGGTGGGCGGCGGCGCGATGGTCACCACCCAGCAGTCCGGGCTCGCGCTGGGCGTGGCGACCCTGGGCACCCTCTTCCTCTCGCTGCTGCCGAGCGTCGGCATCCGCGACGCGCTGCTCGCCGCCCTGTTGACCCAGCTGGCCATCGTCGCGGGGACCACGGCGCTTGCCCTGCGGCTCCCGCGGTCCGTGCGCTGA
- a CDS encoding helix-turn-helix transcriptional regulator — MTVDATLTQAATRPAASAAPPPSGTAPRTGTTPGDDAVRRAELAAFLRSRRERITPEQVGLPRGARRRTPGLRREEVAHLGAVGVTWYTWLEQARDIHVSPQVLDAVARALLLDRAERSHLFALAGAVDPLPGKECTGVSRELRQMLQQLAPFPAVVQNSRFDILAHNSTYGRLMCDLDALPEEDRNCMWLAFTNPDWRACVVDLDATMRLMAAKFRASMAEHVAEPAWKALVARLTDASPEFREIWAQHEVIRPASSVKLFRHPRVGLLQVTATSLWTGPNPGPKLLAYTPVDETTHERLRQLEELALAAA, encoded by the coding sequence ATGACCGTAGACGCGACCCTGACGCAGGCTGCCACACGCCCCGCCGCGTCCGCCGCTCCGCCGCCGTCCGGCACCGCCCCGCGCACGGGCACGACACCCGGCGACGACGCCGTGCGCCGGGCCGAGCTGGCCGCCTTCCTGCGCAGCCGGCGCGAGCGCATCACCCCCGAGCAGGTCGGCCTGCCGCGCGGTGCCCGCCGCCGGACGCCCGGGCTGCGCCGCGAGGAGGTCGCGCACCTGGGGGCCGTCGGCGTCACCTGGTACACCTGGCTCGAACAGGCCCGGGACATCCACGTCTCCCCGCAGGTCCTGGACGCGGTGGCCCGCGCGCTGCTGCTCGACCGCGCCGAGCGCAGCCACCTCTTCGCGCTCGCCGGCGCCGTCGATCCGCTGCCGGGCAAGGAGTGCACCGGCGTCTCGCGTGAACTGCGCCAGATGCTCCAGCAGTTGGCGCCGTTCCCCGCGGTCGTCCAGAACAGCCGGTTCGACATCCTCGCCCACAACAGCACCTACGGGCGGCTGATGTGCGACCTCGACGCGCTGCCCGAAGAGGACCGCAACTGCATGTGGCTGGCGTTCACCAACCCCGATTGGCGGGCGTGCGTGGTCGATCTGGACGCCACGATGCGGCTGATGGCCGCCAAGTTCCGCGCCTCGATGGCCGAGCACGTCGCGGAGCCCGCCTGGAAGGCACTGGTCGCCCGGCTGACGGACGCCTCGCCCGAGTTCCGGGAGATCTGGGCGCAGCACGAGGTCATCCGCCCGGCCAGCTCCGTCAAGCTCTTCCGCCACCCCCGGGTGGGCCTCCTCCAGGTGACCGCCACCAGCCTGTGGACGGGCCCCAACCCCGGCCCGAAGCTGCTGGCCTACACCCCCGTGGACGAGACGACCCACGAGCGGCTCCGGCAGCTGGAGGAGCTGGCGCTCGCCGCGGCGTGA
- a CDS encoding MFS transporter: MPDLSRRRRLLVLAICCMSLLIVSLDNTVLNVALPSMQRELHASVSGMQWTIDAYTLVLASLLMLAGSTADRLGRRRIFTVGLVVFALGSLLCSLAPGLSWLVVFRMVQAVGGSMLNPVAMSIITNTFTDPRERARAIGVWGGVVGISMAAGPVIGGLLVQSVGWRSIFWINVPIGALALFLTLRYVPESRAPRPRRVDPVGQLLVIALLGSLTYAIIEAPGAGWTSPEILGFVLVALVSLVALIGYERRRREPLIDLRFFHSAPFSGATVVAVCAFAALGGFLFVNTLYLQNIRGLSALEAGLYMLPMAGMTLVCAPLSGRLVGNRGPRLPLLLAGTTMGASGLLFAAFDAQASNTLLFTGYVLFGIGFGLVNAPITNTAVSGMPRAQAGVAAAVASTSRQVGQSLGVAVIGAVLAGGAHAAAGGQQFVAAGRPAWWIIAGCGAAVLLLGALTTGRWARATVRRTAALFEEDRPGHRPADARS, from the coding sequence ATGCCTGACCTCAGCCGCCGGCGTCGACTCCTGGTACTGGCGATCTGCTGTATGAGCCTGCTGATCGTCAGCCTGGACAACACCGTGCTCAACGTCGCCCTGCCGTCGATGCAGCGTGAGCTGCACGCCTCGGTCTCCGGGATGCAGTGGACGATCGACGCCTACACGCTGGTGCTGGCGTCGCTGCTGATGCTGGCCGGTTCGACGGCCGACCGGCTGGGCCGGCGGCGGATATTCACGGTGGGGCTGGTGGTCTTCGCGCTCGGCTCGCTGCTGTGCAGCCTGGCGCCCGGCCTCTCGTGGCTGGTGGTCTTCCGGATGGTGCAGGCCGTCGGCGGCTCGATGCTCAACCCCGTCGCGATGTCGATCATCACCAACACCTTCACCGACCCCCGGGAACGTGCCCGTGCCATCGGGGTGTGGGGCGGGGTCGTCGGCATCAGCATGGCGGCCGGGCCGGTGATCGGCGGGCTGCTGGTGCAGAGCGTCGGCTGGCGCTCGATCTTCTGGATCAACGTCCCGATCGGCGCGCTCGCGCTGTTCCTCACCCTGCGCTACGTCCCCGAGTCACGCGCCCCGCGGCCGCGCCGGGTCGACCCGGTGGGCCAGCTGCTGGTGATCGCGCTGCTCGGCTCGCTGACGTACGCGATCATCGAGGCGCCCGGCGCCGGCTGGACCTCCCCCGAGATCCTGGGCTTCGTGCTGGTGGCGCTGGTCTCGCTGGTGGCGCTGATCGGCTACGAGCGGCGCCGCAGGGAACCCCTGATCGACCTGCGGTTCTTCCACAGCGCGCCGTTCAGCGGCGCCACCGTCGTCGCGGTGTGCGCCTTCGCCGCGCTCGGCGGCTTCCTCTTCGTCAACACGCTGTACCTGCAGAACATCCGCGGGCTGTCCGCCCTGGAGGCCGGGCTCTACATGCTGCCCATGGCCGGGATGACGCTGGTCTGCGCACCGCTGTCGGGACGGCTCGTCGGCAACCGCGGCCCCCGGCTGCCGCTGCTGCTCGCCGGTACCACGATGGGCGCGAGCGGGCTGCTCTTCGCGGCCTTCGACGCACAGGCGAGCAACACCCTGCTGTTCACCGGCTACGTCCTCTTCGGCATCGGATTCGGCCTGGTCAACGCACCGATCACCAATACCGCGGTGTCCGGTATGCCGCGCGCCCAGGCCGGGGTGGCCGCCGCCGTGGCGTCCACCAGCCGGCAGGTGGGGCAGTCGCTCGGCGTCGCGGTGATCGGCGCCGTACTGGCGGGCGGGGCGCACGCCGCCGCCGGCGGGCAGCAGTTCGTCGCGGCGGGCCGGCCGGCCTGGTGGATCATCGCCGGCTGCGGCGCGGCCGTCCTGCTGCTCGGCGCCCTGACGACGGGCCGCTGGGCCAGGGCCACCGTCCGGCGCACCGCGGCGCTCTTCGAGGAGGACCGGCCGGGACACCGCCCGGCCGACGCGCGGTCGTAG
- the dusB gene encoding tRNA dihydrouridine synthase DusB codes for MTPLQIGPHTVQPPVVLAPMAGITNAPFRTLCREFSGGKGLFVSEMITTRALVERNEKTMQLIHFDETEKPRSIQLYGVDPDTVGKAVRMIADEDLADHIDLNFGCPVPKVTRKGGGSALPYKRHLLRSILREAVANAGALPVTMKMRKGIDDDHITYLDAGRIAAEEGVTAIALHGRTAAQHYGGTADWDAIARLKEHVPEIPVLGNGDIWSADDARRMMRETGCDGVVVGRGCLGRPWLFGDLVAGFEGTGTYAEPTLKEVAAVMLRHATLLGEWIGDEARGVIDFRKHVAWYTKGFSIGSEMRRSLAVTSSLDELESLLSELDLDQPWPAGADGPRGRTSGRNRVVLPDGWLDDPYDCAGVDADAELDTSGG; via the coding sequence ATGACTCCGCTGCAGATCGGTCCGCACACCGTGCAGCCGCCCGTGGTCCTCGCGCCGATGGCCGGGATCACCAACGCCCCGTTCCGGACGCTGTGCCGGGAGTTCTCGGGCGGCAAGGGCCTGTTCGTCAGCGAAATGATCACGACGCGGGCGCTGGTCGAGCGCAACGAGAAGACCATGCAGCTGATCCACTTCGACGAGACCGAGAAGCCGCGCTCGATCCAGCTGTACGGCGTCGACCCGGACACCGTCGGCAAGGCCGTCCGCATGATCGCGGACGAGGACCTCGCCGATCACATCGACCTCAACTTCGGCTGCCCGGTCCCCAAGGTGACCCGTAAGGGCGGCGGCTCGGCGCTCCCGTACAAGCGCCATCTGCTGCGTTCCATCCTGCGCGAGGCGGTGGCGAACGCGGGCGCGCTGCCGGTGACCATGAAGATGCGCAAGGGCATCGACGACGACCACATCACCTACCTGGACGCGGGGCGGATCGCGGCCGAGGAGGGCGTCACCGCCATCGCGCTGCACGGGCGGACCGCGGCCCAGCACTACGGCGGCACCGCCGACTGGGACGCCATCGCCCGTCTGAAGGAGCACGTCCCCGAGATCCCGGTGCTCGGCAACGGGGACATCTGGTCGGCGGACGACGCCCGGCGGATGATGCGCGAGACCGGCTGCGACGGGGTGGTCGTCGGGCGCGGCTGCCTGGGCCGGCCCTGGCTGTTCGGCGACCTGGTCGCCGGCTTCGAGGGGACGGGCACCTACGCCGAGCCCACCCTCAAGGAGGTCGCGGCCGTGATGCTGCGGCACGCCACCCTGCTCGGCGAGTGGATCGGCGACGAGGCGCGCGGCGTGATCGACTTCCGCAAGCACGTCGCCTGGTACACCAAGGGCTTCTCGATCGGCTCCGAGATGCGCCGCAGCCTCGCGGTGACCTCCTCGCTCGACGAGCTGGAGTCCCTGCTGTCGGAGCTGGACCTGGACCAGCCGTGGCCGGCCGGCGCGGACGGCCCGCGCGGCCGTACGTCGGGCCGCAACCGCGTCGTCCTCCCGGACGGCTGGCTGGACGACCCGTACGACTGCGCGGGCGTCGACGCGGACGCGGAGCTGGACACCTCGGGCGGCTGA